One window of Colius striatus isolate bColStr4 chromosome 16, bColStr4.1.hap1, whole genome shotgun sequence genomic DNA carries:
- the MC3R gene encoding melanocortin receptor 3, protein MNTTHFAFSFQPVLLNVTEEFNDSIVNNRSSDGFCEQVFIKAEVFLTLGIISLLENILVILAVLKNGNLHSPMYFFLCSLAAADMLVSMSNALETIMIAILSSGYLIIDDRFIQHMDNVFDSMICISLVASICNLLVIAIDRYITIFYALRYHSIMTVKKALTLIVVIWIACIICGIMFIAYSESKTVIVCLITMFFTMLFLMASLYVHMFLFARLHVKRIAALPVDGVPYQRTCMKGAVTITILLGVFIVCWAPFFLHLILIISCPMNPYCICYTSHFNTYLVLIMCNSVIDPLIYAFRSLEMRKTFKEMVCCCYGVSVGQCML, encoded by the coding sequence ATGAATACCACAcactttgcattttcatttcagcctGTGCTGCTTAATGTCACTGAAGAATTCAACGACTCGATTGTGAACAACAGAAGCAGCGATGGATTTTGTGAGCAAGTCTTCATAAAAGCTGAGGTTTTCCTGACTTTAGGGATCATCAGCCTCCTGGAAAATATCCTTGTCATTCTTGCAGTGCTGAAGAATGGAAACCTACATTCTCCCATGTATTTCTTCCTTTGTAGCTTGGCTGCAGCAGATATGTTAGTGAGCATGTCAAATGCCTTGGAGACTATTATGATTGCAATCCTGAGCAGCGGCTATTTGATCATTGATGACCGCTTTATTCAGCATATGGACAATGTTTTTGACTCAAtgatttgtatttctttggtaGCCTCAATTTGCAACCTCTTGGTTATAGCCATTGACAGGTACATAACTATTTTCTATGCTCTCCGTTACCACAGCATCATGACTGTGAAGAAAGCTTTAACTTTGATTGTGGTCATTTGGATTGCTTGTATCATCTGTGGCATCATGTTCATTGCCTActcagaaagcaaaactgtcATTGTCTGTCTCATCACCATGTTCTTTACCATGCTTTTTCTCATGGCCTCCCTTTATGTTCACATGTTCTTGTTTGCCCGCCTTCATGTTAAGCGGATTGCAGCCCTCCCCGTGGATGGGGTTCCCTACCAGCGAACCTGCATGAAGGGAGCTGTCACCATCACTATATTACTTGGTGTCTTCATTGTTTGCTGGGCACCTTTCTTCCTTCACCTCATTCTCATCATTTCTTGCCCAATGAATCCATACTGCATCTGCTACACTTCACACTTCAATACCTATCTGGTCTTGATAATGTGCAATTCAGTAATTGATCCACTCATTTATGCTTTTCGGAGCCTGGAGATGAGAAAGACTTTCAAAGAGATGGTGTGTTGCTGTTACGGCGTGAGTGTGGGACAGTGCATGCTGTAA